AAACTTCCTTTGCTAGGTCATCACTGGGTGTAAACACACCTTCAAAAACAATAGTTTGCAATAGTAATCAGGACTCAGAAGCATTTTAAGAGATATACCTTTCAGGTCCAGCCTCTACCAGAGCTTATACAAATGCTTTTGGTGCCGACTAAAATATTGGGCCCTTTTGTGTTTATTACAAGCAAATATTGGTATATGgtcttaaaaaaaagaacagaTTCACACTTGATATAAtagaattttagtttataattacCAGCAATTGAGGGTCCAAGGGCAACAACGCAGGCCCCAGTCAAGGTTGCCAAGTCAATAATCTGAAGAACAGTTGACCAACCCATTAGCACCATTCTAAAAACAAACCGTACACCTACGAAACAATTATTAAGCTTATGTAAATTGaaaccaaaaaccaaaaatatgaaGACAATAGAGTTAAGTGTGTAAATACAAAATGCCCAAAGTCAGCACTTTTCAGCAATCTTTGTATAAAGAACTGAACTTACCTACAgatatttttaaagaataacaattgtataaattcatcaaataattaatcaacAAATCTATCAaacatacaaataaaattttaaatgctaAGCAAATCTTTTGGGAGGGAGACCTGGAGCTTTTATGATTTATAAGGATGGAAAGAATGCATGGCTGCGTAATGTTATACCTTTTCAACACCTTGATTACAAGCATATACCAGAGCATCTGCCAGGGTAAGTCTACCTTCAGCATCAGTGTTGTTAACCTACAGAAGATGTTAAGCCTATCAAATCCTCAGTACAAGAACGGGGTAAAGTACTACACatgttatattaaataaatcatcaaGGCCAAAACTccaattaattgatttttaatataacatatgTATACAATGCAACtgaaattagttaatttgtttACAAATAAGAAATACAGCAAAGTAATGGCTGAAACTGAAACAAAATCCACCAGATACTACGAGTCAGTATcacattaaaaaacataaatttaatgtacaaaatctacaaataaaaaatatagtaaatccACACCTCTATAGTCTTTCCATTTGAAGCTGTGACAATATCTCCAGGCCTCATACCTGTTCCACTTATCATATTCTCACAAGCTGCAACAATAAAATGAACCTGCACATGTAGGATTTTTAATCTGGGCATTGCATGCATTATCATTACTACACCACAAAAGACACTACACAATCTCCATCAGAACTCTAAACAAATTAGTCAccagaaaagaaatgaaaattcatATTCCATAAGTTCATTATGGAAAACATTAGCTGAGCCTGAGACAAAAAGTGCAATTGGTTTTATCACTTTTATGTATATGAACCCATGATTTGCCACATCCCACCCATCACCACCCCTAAGTAAAGCCTTGACATAACATTGAAAGATAGAAAAACATAGGATACCATGCAACAATCAATCAAACCAAATGTTATTCTATGCAAAGAAAAAGACATGACTATTGACATAAATGACTGACCTCCACCCCTAGAGGTTTGATTTGACCAAGAGCTTTCGCTGTTCCTAAAACTGCTGCTGAACCACCCATATCAAATTTCATGAGTTCAATTGAACAGCCAGGTCCAGTCTTGATGTTGTAGCCACCACTAATAATATGCagacaacataaaataataatttaaagagaTAAATAGACGTTTTCATTATAATGAtggatattttattatattaaataagaatcaattaaaatgataaGGACTTTTAACATTGCGGaggaaattatgaaaataaattactagatatttattaaaaaattaaaaaattaaaaaaaaaaaggataaacaaTGTGATATACTAAaggaaataataaatgataaattttaataaagtattgaagataaaaatgaaaaaaaaaatataagttataaaGCTCAAAAGCTGCCTCAACTAGCATCTAAAAAACTGCTACAGGCTGGTGAGATATGTTTGTTTACCAAATATCTCTATTTTGGTCAAATAAGCTTATAAACTAGTTAAATAAGCAACAAGTTAACTAAAATGGTTTGTCAAACATGGAAATCCCATTTCAGATTGATCACTCTCTTATTGAAGTTATAATACTGAAATCAAACCAATTGATCACTAGGGAAAATCCCTGTTATGGAGTTACAACATCATAATGAATTGAAGTTATAATGTTTAATGTCACACCAGATTGAAGttataatacaaaaaatcaaaaccatGGATAACACACTAGGGAAATCCCACTTCAGATTGATCACTCTCTAATTGACTTATAGATAAATAGGTCACCTATTTACCTGTCAAAAGTCAAACCTTTGCCAACTAAAGCCAACTTGACATTGACAGGTCCACTCAGAGGTTTGTAACATAGATGGATAAAATGAGGAGGATTTTCCGAGGCTGCAGCAACACCCAGATAGGATCCCATTTTTAATTCAGCACATTGCTCGGCATTTAATATTTTAGCAGTGAAAACATCACTGTAGGTAGAAGCAATCTTAGCTGCCTCTTCTGCCAACACCCCTGAGGTAAACAAATCATCAAGCACTGATCAattttagagaaacaaaatTCCCTCACAGATATGAAACTGGCCAACTGCACCCCAAGCAACTACAGAACTAGGAACAATAATCACATATCATATACATTCAAAGTGTCATATGAACCTGGTGTGAGCACATTAGCAGGAGAATTTACAAGCTCCCTTCCAAAGATAATTCCGGAAGAAACATCTCCTGCGTACTTCAGTTTCTTCTCCAGTTCAGGTCCCATCCCAAAACCAATAATATCAATGGACCTAAGTGTTGATTTCTTTGCTTCTGACTTGTATCTATTATCTTCAAATAATCCCAGCACAGCCCCTGGCACATTTCAAGCCCGCACATTGTCAAGCATAACTACAAATCACAAGCTTTTATATATATCACCCAAATATAAACCACAAATTCAATACCAGAAGCAATTGCATAAGCAGTGCTAAGCTTTGATTGAGCAGAGAGTCCTTCAGAAGAGGCAAGAACGACAGCAACACTGCTTGCTTGAGAAGACTTGGCAGCCTCCACAACGGCCTCGCCAAGACCCTTAAAAGGTGAAGGAGTGGAAGGTGACTGACCAAGACCAATCAATCCAACCCTCTTTGATCCAAGTCCTGTAATTCTAAGAACAGTTGACTGACCAACTTTGCCAGAGAAATCCTCTTCAGAAGAGGCTTCAGCTAATAAACCACCCAACTTTGAGTCGATCTTGCTCAAAATCACATTCTCAAACTTCGAGTTTGCATCTCTAGCCAAATCTTTCTCCGTAACACCCACTGCCAGAATGTCCCCTTTCCATTCCGTCACATCAACATCCTTAGCACCAAAAGAGATCTTCCACGAATTTTCACAAACATAAAACGCATTTTCAGCATCACATCAATAAACACACACAAATACGCCAATACATTTCAAATCCAATCAGTCACccctaaaaaaagttaaatttaaagtaaaccCCCACAACGAGAAAATCCACAAGTTATTAACTTTTTACATCGTTAAATCATATAAAGAGTTAAACAAAACCTGGGCACGTTAGATTGAATGAGAAAAACTAGTTAACGAGTTTAGACTGACCTTGGGTGTTTCGATGTTAGAAGGATGTGTGAGACCGAGAGTGGCACGTGCGAGAGTGTGCGACATGAGTTTCCTCGTTGGAGAACGCAGAGGGAATGCAGCGAAATGGAGGCGCGATGTGAGTCTAGTGAGAAACAGAGAAGACGAAGTGGTTGTGAAAGAAACGAAGATAGTAGCAATGGCTGCCATTTCGGTGTGGGAGAGTGTacgttataaattataagagaaaataaaaaaaaatgctaaagtgttgagatgaaaaaaataattaaattttaaaaaaaaaatgttattgtttttaataatcCGAAAGATTGTCTTTCAATGAAAGatcattttttacaaaaaaatattaaataaaaattaaatgttttcaatattaaaaaaatattttaaaaaattatatttaataaataaaaaagttaataataaatttcatagAGAAATAGAGTTTTTTATTTACTCAAGACAAATAGAGTTATTCTTcactttattagtatttttcttccttttggaAAGATGAGTAATGAGACAAGCTGACAAGAGACTTTCTTTCCTATTGCCATTTTTGGTTTGCTCTGATGCTTTCCATTGGATGCTTTGTCAGAACTCTTGATGCGGCACtgttgtcaataaaaaaatattgtataatgaaaaaaaatatcaatttcagcaacaaaaattaaaaaagaaaagtatgactaatatgatttaaaaaattaatatatatatatgaatttcaggtgataaaaaaactaataactgtttattttatatgatttaaacatgaaatttttacaatttttttacaagttttcttaattgttaattaaagaaatgattgatttattttatgcttttaaaatatttaatacattaatttttttttcatttaatatctACTCTATAGAATATTGAAagaattgacattttttttatagaaatatatCACTGCATTGATAGGATGATACAGCATCAttcttttctaatttataataaaaataaataaaagattttatacAAATCATATAAATAGAAATTATCCGGTCATCACGTGTTTGTAAGTAGGATAATGTTTcaagtttaatatatatttgtgtgtgtAGATTTTCACTTACTCCAAAAGCAagatttaatagtaataataaatagttaatcttaattattagattaaaaaaatgaatgataaattctttatatatatatatatatatatatatatatatatatatatatatatatatatataatacgtgTATCCCACtactatttattatataatcattcttttgattttttttagataagatCATTCTTTTGATAAATAAGTACAAATGgtagattttttaattgttcATATTTATTTCCATGAGACTATGGGCTGTTTgtcaaaaccataaaaaaaaaaaaaaaaaagagagagagagaagttttGGGCTGAGTATCAAATTAGGTTGTTTTACATGCCACGTGACTGAAATGTCAGTTTTGGGGCGGCAGGTTTTTTTATTTGGGACGCTTAAAATTAGCTTAATTGGGGTTTTGTAATAAAAGTGAGAACAAAAGGAGAATTTAGCTGCTTCTCCTATTCCCTTTTTGTCTTTCGGAATGTAACTACAAAATGTATTGACATTTCCTGTTTGATATTCAAACTCtccacctttttctttttacaaaatcaCCATACACATGAACTAGTTTTCGTTGTGTATGTATAccaaatacacaacaaaaactAATTTCCATTACGTATTTCAGTGGAAAAAATATAAGTTGTCAACCTATAATAAACAATGGAAAGaattttttgtaatgtattttagTGGAAATATATAGGGAGGTGTCAACCTATAATACATAACagatattagttttaattttgtatttcatcTGAAATATACAACGAAAATTAGTTTCCATTgtgtagttattttttatttgtgtaatattttattacataatttAGGACCTGCTTGGAGgataaacttttacaaaagtatttgtaggagaagaaaataaaataaaataaaataaaaaaatgcttcTCCATAAAGTTATAATGAGTCTGCGAAACAGCGAAATTTAAAGGCCTTTagaaagttaattttataaataatttctcATGTTAGTTTTTtagaagttaatttttttttaaggccTTTAGAAGTTAATTTGAACCTTATGcatgttaattttaacttatggagattttttttttctttcatttttccttcaaaATGTTCTTCTCAATGCTCATAGAAAAGTTTACGCAAACAAACTATACTAATTTTACTGAGTTAAACAGCTcattaaatgaaatattaagtaatttagttaattttgacACTTAAATAGGACTATGGAGATCTAATTGGTTTCCCCAGTCCATGGTACTCTATTTTCCCTCAAAATCCGTGTTGATTGCTTTATTCCCGGCAATAAAATGTTAGTCTGTGAAAAATCATTCTATTCATCTCAGTTATGAATTTATGATTATTGGTTGTTCGAAATGGCTGGTATTGTTATATTTAACAGGTAGAGATATTATTAGAAATACTCTAAAATGTTCTCAGTTGTGGCCATAGAGGCTATAGCCAGTGGACAATATATGAAtcatatatagaaaatattctTTTACGACCAATCTAAATTAATTGAGTCTAGTGTTGTTATGCTTATAT
This region of Glycine soja cultivar W05 chromosome 17, ASM419377v2, whole genome shotgun sequence genomic DNA includes:
- the LOC114393918 gene encoding leucine aminopeptidase 1-like → MAAIATIFVSFTTTSSSLFLTRLTSRLHFAAFPLRSPTRKLMSHTLARATLGLTHPSNIETPKISFGAKDVDVTEWKGDILAVGVTEKDLARDANSKFENVILSKIDSKLGGLLAEASSEEDFSGKVGQSTVLRITGLGSKRVGLIGLGQSPSTPSPFKGLGEAVVEAAKSSQASSVAVVLASSEGLSAQSKLSTAYAIASGAVLGLFEDNRYKSEAKKSTLRSIDIIGFGMGPELEKKLKYAGDVSSGIIFGRELVNSPANVLTPGVLAEEAAKIASTYSDVFTAKILNAEQCAELKMGSYLGVAAASENPPHFIHLCYKPLSGPVNVKLALVGKGLTFDSGGYNIKTGPGCSIELMKFDMGGSAAVLGTAKALGQIKPLGVEVHFIVAACENMISGTGMRPGDIVTASNGKTIEVNNTDAEGRLTLADALVYACNQGVEKIIDLATLTGACVVALGPSIAGVFTPSDDLAKEVFEASDVSGEKLWRLPLEESYWETMKSGVADMLNTGGRQGGAIVAALFLKQFVDEKVQWMHIDMAGPVWNDKKRSATGFGIATLVEWVLKNASKAN